The stretch of DNA GCGGATGGAGGTCGTGATAATCGGGTTGCCCAGTTCACGTACAATCTGCCGGGGAATATCGTGATCAGGAACGCGAATACCTACCGTTTTCTTGCTGGTATTCAGTACTTTAGGCACACTGCCGCTGGCTTCGAGCAGAAACGTATAGGGTCCTGGCAATACCTTTTTCATAAGCTTGAACGCCTGATTACTCACGCGGGCATAGTCGGCAATGTGGCTCAGGTCGTAACAGATAAACGAGAAGTCATTTTTTTGCGGCTTCACCCCTTTGATACGGGCTACCCGCTCCACAGCGCGGGCGTTGTGAATATCACAGCCCATGCCATAAATTGTATCGGTAGGGT from Spirosoma montaniterrae encodes:
- a CDS encoding L-threonylcarbamoyladenylate synthase, with amino-acid sequence MPAEFLKIYPKNPDQRRIDHVVNALRGGAVIIYPTDTIYGMGCDIHNARAVERVARIKGVKPQKNDFSFICYDLSHIADYARVSNQAFKLMKKVLPGPYTFLLEASGSVPKVLNTSKKTVGIRVPDHDIPRQIVRELGNPIITTSIRDEDEIIEYSTDPELIFEKFQHQVDIVIDGGYGGNVPSTIIDATDDDFSIVRLGLGEVLF